Proteins from a single region of Nocardioides anomalus:
- a CDS encoding outer membrane protein assembly factor BamB family protein produces the protein MRALPGVTVTAAGALVVGLLWWGTADQVSGDPENAATALVPPDGTRGLVTSDGTADGSAQVVEHARLTGPEMVVTSPVVVGGAIATVLDDDPYSWRIWRSTTTTYPQDEEEEQTQQETTLRRLTDDGVEQLAAYGPIALVFDPPLLEVPADVADGSEWSGDGDLIVDGETGQLGYRGSFAAQADGDDCLRITGSLSFVRGEDTVLDNPTDERWCRGRGIVAEQDVDAPALAGSTEPLEPDLGGVEDWAAHDRPLRVAGGGEGVEDTPASITLDEAPVAGVDGRLLLPDAQADDVVAFDPVGDGTRLRTWVAHPGGEVLSLEAAGDVVVAGTSRRQVVAYGPRGDWRWSHGLDDVPSGQPLAVDADHLVVTSAAGEVDALDPVSGQLLWTGALSDRIRLQPVHGSRTVVVSDVAGRLTAYDTDDGTEAWSTEVTGGVESMAVVDSVLVVRAPDAVQAFDVADGERLWSSRISPTSTGSTVAALGAVVALTSSEGTVALGVRDGRERWRSDGGDEALAVGGHLFVLDGRRLVAFGADGEVRGWTLSGLRGTTLYLSATSDGVLVADGTGASVEVGP, from the coding sequence GTGCGCGCGCTGCCGGGGGTGACCGTCACCGCAGCGGGCGCCCTGGTCGTGGGGCTGCTGTGGTGGGGCACGGCCGACCAGGTCAGCGGTGACCCGGAGAACGCCGCCACCGCCCTCGTGCCGCCCGACGGCACCCGCGGCCTGGTCACCTCCGACGGCACCGCGGACGGGTCCGCCCAGGTCGTGGAGCACGCGCGCCTGACCGGACCGGAGATGGTCGTCACCTCCCCCGTGGTCGTCGGCGGCGCGATCGCCACCGTGCTCGACGACGACCCCTACTCCTGGCGGATCTGGCGCAGCACGACGACGACGTACCCGCAGGACGAGGAGGAGGAGCAGACGCAGCAGGAGACGACCCTGCGCCGCCTCACCGACGACGGGGTGGAGCAGCTCGCGGCGTACGGCCCGATCGCGCTGGTCTTCGACCCGCCGCTGCTCGAGGTCCCCGCCGACGTCGCCGACGGCAGCGAGTGGTCCGGCGACGGCGACCTCATCGTGGACGGGGAGACCGGGCAGCTCGGCTACCGCGGGTCCTTCGCGGCGCAGGCCGACGGCGACGACTGCCTGCGGATCACCGGCTCCCTCAGCTTCGTGCGCGGAGAGGACACGGTCCTGGACAACCCGACCGACGAGCGCTGGTGCCGCGGCCGCGGCATCGTGGCGGAGCAGGACGTCGACGCGCCGGCGCTGGCCGGGTCGACCGAGCCGCTGGAGCCGGACCTCGGCGGAGTCGAGGACTGGGCCGCCCACGACCGGCCGCTGCGGGTGGCCGGCGGCGGCGAGGGCGTCGAGGACACACCCGCCTCGATCACGCTGGACGAGGCCCCGGTGGCCGGCGTGGACGGGCGCCTGCTCCTGCCGGACGCCCAGGCCGACGACGTGGTCGCCTTCGACCCTGTCGGCGACGGCACCCGGCTGCGCACCTGGGTGGCGCACCCGGGCGGCGAGGTGCTGAGCCTCGAGGCCGCCGGCGACGTGGTCGTGGCCGGTACGTCGCGGCGCCAGGTCGTCGCGTACGGCCCGAGGGGCGACTGGCGCTGGAGCCACGGCCTGGACGACGTGCCGTCCGGACAGCCGCTGGCCGTCGACGCCGACCACCTGGTCGTCACCAGCGCCGCCGGCGAGGTCGACGCGCTGGACCCGGTCTCCGGCCAGCTCCTCTGGACCGGCGCGCTCTCGGACCGGATCCGCCTGCAGCCGGTGCACGGCTCGCGGACGGTCGTCGTGTCCGACGTGGCCGGGCGGTTGACGGCGTACGACACCGACGACGGCACCGAGGCCTGGAGCACCGAGGTCACCGGTGGCGTGGAGTCGATGGCCGTGGTCGACAGCGTCTTGGTGGTGCGGGCGCCGGACGCGGTGCAGGCCTTCGACGTGGCTGACGGCGAGCGGCTCTGGAGCAGCCGGATCTCGCCCACGTCGACGGGCTCCACCGTGGCCGCGCTCGGCGCCGTCGTCGCCCTCACCTCGTCGGAGGGCACCGTCGCCCTCGGCGTGCGCGACGGCCGCGAGCGGTGGCGGTCCGACGGCGGCGACGAGGCGCTCGCGGTCGGCGGGCACCTGTTCGTGCTCGACGGGCGCAGGCTCGTCGCCTTCGGTGCCGACGGCGAGGTCCGCGGGTGGACGTTGAGCGGCCTGCGCGGCACGACGCTCTACCTGAGCGCGACGTCCGACGGCGTGCTCGTGGCCGACGGCACCGGCGCGTCGGTCGAGGTGGGACCGTGA
- a CDS encoding cystathionine beta-synthase, translating to MDYANTLLDLIGDTPLVRLHQTLDLPDEDGPLVLAKVEYLNPGGSVKDRIASRMIDAAEASGALQPGGTIVEPTSGNTGVGLAMVAQQRGYHCVFVCPDKVSVDKRNVLKAYGAEVVVCPTAVAPEHPDSYYNVSDRLSKQPGAWKPDQYSNPNNPRSHYETTGPEIWKQTEGRITHFVTGMGTGGTISGVGRYLKEQNPQIQVVGADPAGSVYSGGTGRPYLVEGVGEDFWPETYDRSVADRVIEVSDADSFAFTRRLAREEAMLVGGSSGMAAYAARQLAQELRAAGQTDAIIVVLLPDSGRGYLTKIFNDDWLAQYGFPTGSETDTAQTIGEVLRGKTGRLPDLVHTHPGETIAEAIAILQEYDVSQMPVVRAEPPIVAAEVAGSVSDKVLMDALFGGNARLTDQVEDHMSPPMPTIGSTEDARDAVALLEGADAVLVHEDGKPVGVLTRQDLLAFLSR from the coding sequence GTGGACTACGCCAACACCCTCCTGGACCTGATCGGCGACACCCCGCTGGTCCGGCTCCACCAGACGCTCGACCTGCCCGACGAGGACGGACCCCTCGTGCTGGCCAAGGTCGAGTACCTCAACCCCGGCGGCTCGGTGAAGGACCGCATCGCCTCGCGGATGATCGACGCCGCCGAGGCCTCCGGCGCCCTCCAGCCCGGCGGGACGATCGTCGAGCCGACCTCCGGCAACACCGGTGTCGGGCTCGCCATGGTCGCCCAGCAGCGCGGCTACCACTGCGTCTTCGTCTGCCCGGACAAGGTCAGCGTGGACAAGCGCAACGTGCTCAAGGCCTACGGCGCCGAGGTCGTGGTGTGCCCGACCGCGGTCGCCCCGGAGCACCCGGACAGCTACTACAACGTCTCCGACCGGCTCTCCAAGCAGCCGGGCGCGTGGAAGCCGGACCAGTACTCCAACCCGAACAACCCGCGCTCGCACTACGAGACCACCGGCCCGGAGATCTGGAAGCAGACCGAGGGCCGGATCACCCACTTCGTCACCGGCATGGGCACCGGCGGCACGATCTCCGGTGTCGGGCGCTACCTCAAGGAGCAGAACCCCCAGATCCAGGTCGTCGGCGCCGACCCCGCGGGCTCGGTCTACTCCGGCGGCACCGGCCGGCCCTACCTGGTCGAGGGCGTGGGCGAGGACTTCTGGCCCGAGACCTACGACCGCTCGGTCGCCGACCGGGTCATCGAGGTCTCCGACGCCGACTCCTTCGCCTTCACCCGCCGCCTCGCCCGCGAGGAGGCCATGCTGGTCGGCGGCTCGTCCGGCATGGCGGCGTACGCCGCGCGCCAGCTGGCCCAGGAGCTGCGCGCGGCGGGGCAGACGGACGCGATCATCGTGGTGCTGCTGCCCGACAGCGGCCGCGGCTACCTGACCAAGATCTTCAACGACGACTGGCTGGCGCAGTACGGCTTCCCGACCGGCTCGGAGACCGACACCGCCCAGACCATCGGCGAGGTGCTGCGCGGCAAGACCGGCCGGCTGCCCGACCTGGTCCACACCCACCCCGGCGAGACCATCGCCGAGGCGATCGCGATCCTGCAGGAGTACGACGTCTCGCAGATGCCGGTCGTGCGCGCGGAGCCGCCGATCGTGGCCGCCGAGGTCGCGGGCTCGGTCTCGGACAAGGTGCTGATGGACGCGCTGTTCGGCGGCAACGCCCGGCTCACCGACCAGGTCGAGGACCACATGTCGCCGCCGATGCCGACCATCGGCTCGACCGAGGACGCCCGCGACGCGGTCGCGCTGCTCGAGGGCGCCGACGCCGTGCTGGTCCACGAGGACGGCAAGCCGGTCGGCGTGCTGACCCGGCAGGACCTGCTGGCCTTCCTGTCCCGCTGA
- a CDS encoding DinB family protein, protein MTESQREVVPRVAGTEKEIALSFLRFARHCLVKKTEGLDEEQLRRRLVGSETTLLGLVQHVTAGERWWFGHHVAGEPRWADVDFAMVVSEDRSPAEVFAAFDAAVAASEEIMARADLDDPLRVLVDGHQLSVRWAVAHTTSEIARHAGHADVLRELVDGVTGR, encoded by the coding sequence GTGACCGAGAGCCAGCGTGAGGTCGTGCCCCGCGTCGCCGGCACGGAGAAGGAGATCGCGCTCTCCTTCCTCCGCTTCGCCCGGCACTGTCTCGTCAAGAAGACGGAGGGGCTCGACGAGGAGCAGCTGCGCCGGCGCCTGGTCGGCTCGGAGACCACGCTGCTCGGCCTCGTCCAGCACGTCACCGCCGGCGAGCGCTGGTGGTTCGGCCACCACGTGGCCGGCGAGCCGCGGTGGGCCGACGTCGACTTCGCCATGGTCGTCTCCGAGGACCGCTCCCCCGCCGAGGTCTTCGCGGCCTTCGACGCGGCCGTGGCGGCGAGCGAGGAGATCATGGCCCGCGCGGACCTCGACGACCCGCTGAGGGTGCTGGTGGACGGCCACCAGCTGAGCGTGCGGTGGGCCGTCGCCCACACGACCAGCGAGATCGCCCGGCACGCCGGCCACGCCGACGTCCTGCGCGAGCTCGTCGACGGCGTCACCGGGCGCTGA
- a CDS encoding TIGR03086 family metal-binding protein, whose product MDLEDLTRAQDATATLLADFDTPDWERPSPCTDWDVEAVVRHLVVGERHFAESLRGTAGDAAELTAQVGEVPNADLPAAYAESSARLREALAAADPAATYPTGLGPVPPAVVLQLRTVEAIVHGWDAGRGVGRLLPVDDDVAERALDSSRALLEQVPPERSPFAPSVAVPDDATPLQRLVGLLGRDPFGSISG is encoded by the coding sequence ATGGACCTCGAGGACCTGACCCGCGCCCAGGACGCCACGGCCACGCTGCTGGCCGACTTCGACACCCCCGACTGGGAGCGGCCCTCGCCGTGCACCGACTGGGACGTCGAGGCCGTCGTGCGCCACCTGGTCGTGGGCGAGCGACACTTCGCCGAGTCCCTGCGCGGCACGGCCGGGGACGCCGCGGAGCTCACCGCCCAGGTCGGCGAGGTGCCCAACGCCGACCTCCCGGCGGCGTACGCCGAGAGCTCGGCCCGCCTGCGCGAGGCGCTGGCCGCCGCCGACCCGGCCGCGACCTACCCCACGGGCCTCGGTCCGGTGCCGCCCGCGGTGGTCCTGCAGCTGCGCACCGTCGAGGCGATCGTGCACGGCTGGGACGCCGGTCGGGGTGTGGGCCGGCTGCTGCCCGTCGACGACGACGTGGCCGAGCGCGCCCTCGACTCCTCGCGTGCGCTGCTCGAGCAGGTCCCGCCCGAGCGCTCGCCGTTCGCGCCGTCGGTGGCCGTGCCCGACGACGCGACGCCGCTGCAGCGGCTGGTCGGGCTGCTGGGGCGCGACCCGTTCGGCTCGATCAGCGGCTGA
- a CDS encoding Zn-ribbon domain-containing OB-fold protein — translation MTATQPAVAGWFTTGPDPALLGSRCTTCASTYFPPVPAQGAFCRNPACDGEELEAVELSRRGTVWSYTDARYQPPPPYLARTEPHEPFALAAVTLPEGVTVLGQVADGYGVADLRVGAEVELVVEPLDDSLLVWRWKPVTELGEEADQ, via the coding sequence ATGACGGCGACGCAGCCCGCGGTCGCGGGGTGGTTCACGACCGGACCCGACCCGGCGCTGCTCGGCTCGCGGTGCACGACGTGCGCCTCGACGTACTTCCCGCCCGTGCCGGCCCAGGGCGCGTTCTGCCGCAACCCGGCCTGTGACGGCGAGGAGCTCGAGGCCGTCGAGCTGAGCCGGCGCGGGACGGTGTGGTCCTACACCGACGCGCGCTACCAGCCACCGCCGCCGTACCTCGCGCGCACCGAGCCCCACGAGCCGTTCGCCCTGGCCGCGGTCACGCTGCCCGAGGGCGTCACCGTGCTGGGGCAGGTCGCGGACGGCTACGGCGTGGCCGACCTGCGGGTCGGGGCCGAGGTCGAGCTGGTCGTGGAGCCGCTCGACGACTCGCTGCTGGTCTGGCGCTGGAAGCCCGTGACCGAGCTGGGCGAGGAGGCCGACCAGTGA
- a CDS encoding YchJ family protein, translating into MLTSECPCGSGERYDACCGRLHRGAAEAETAEELMRSRYAAYAVGALDHVFRTWHPRTRPDVIEPDPQLTWTGLTVLGSGADWVEFEAAFDRGGTPGARHERSRFERRRGRWVYVDGETTG; encoded by the coding sequence GTGCTGACCAGCGAGTGCCCGTGCGGCTCCGGCGAGCGGTACGACGCGTGCTGCGGCCGGCTGCACCGCGGCGCCGCCGAGGCCGAGACGGCCGAGGAGCTGATGCGCTCGCGCTACGCGGCGTACGCCGTCGGCGCGCTCGACCACGTCTTCCGCACCTGGCACCCGCGCACCCGGCCCGACGTCATCGAGCCTGACCCGCAGCTGACCTGGACCGGCCTGACCGTGCTCGGCTCGGGTGCGGACTGGGTGGAGTTCGAGGCCGCCTTCGACCGGGGCGGGACGCCCGGCGCGCGGCACGAGCGGAGCCGCTTCGAGCGCCGGCGCGGGCGCTGGGTCTACGTCGACGGCGAGACCACTGGCTGA
- a CDS encoding SGNH/GDSL hydrolase family protein, whose protein sequence is MGKAGAARRLASAAAYGGGGVSLLGGALYGVLRLEAQLARRAIGEAGDTPPPDATGWYGRGRPGPALKVVLLGDSSAAGYGVARVEETPGAQLASGLAERADRRVYLRAFARVGARSSDLQGQLDRALPIEPDVAVVLIGANDVTHRVLPAASVSALGEAVRRLRDAGVAVVVGTCPDLGTVKPIPPPLKQVARAWSRRLAAAQTIAVLEGGGRTVSLGSILGPEFAAAPALLFGPDQFHPSAAGYRSLSAVLLPSTLAALGLVPDDEAEPAAYRGEGVLPITTAALQAVNEPGTELDGTEVGGRTRGVRGLWVELRRRRRHPQADGEAPHDAEHATAREESGTASA, encoded by the coding sequence GTGGGGAAGGCCGGAGCAGCGCGCAGGCTCGCCTCCGCCGCGGCGTACGGCGGGGGTGGCGTGTCGCTGCTCGGGGGCGCGCTCTACGGCGTGCTCCGCCTCGAGGCGCAGCTCGCCCGCCGGGCCATCGGCGAGGCCGGGGACACCCCGCCGCCCGACGCCACGGGCTGGTACGGCCGCGGCCGGCCCGGTCCCGCCCTCAAGGTCGTGCTGCTCGGCGACTCCAGCGCGGCGGGGTACGGCGTGGCGCGGGTCGAGGAGACCCCCGGCGCCCAGCTGGCCAGCGGCCTCGCCGAGCGCGCCGACCGCCGGGTCTACCTGCGCGCCTTCGCCAGGGTCGGCGCCCGGTCCTCCGACCTGCAGGGCCAGCTCGACCGCGCCCTGCCCATCGAGCCCGACGTGGCCGTGGTCCTCATCGGCGCCAACGACGTCACCCACCGCGTCCTGCCCGCCGCGTCGGTCAGCGCCTTGGGCGAGGCCGTGCGCCGGCTGCGCGACGCCGGCGTCGCGGTGGTCGTCGGCACCTGCCCCGACCTCGGCACCGTGAAGCCGATCCCGCCGCCGCTCAAGCAGGTCGCCCGCGCCTGGTCGCGCCGGTTGGCCGCCGCGCAGACCATCGCGGTCCTCGAGGGCGGCGGCCGCACCGTCTCGCTCGGCTCCATCCTCGGCCCGGAGTTCGCCGCCGCGCCGGCCCTGCTGTTCGGCCCCGACCAGTTCCACCCGAGCGCCGCCGGCTACCGCTCGCTCTCTGCGGTGCTCCTGCCCTCGACGCTGGCCGCGCTCGGGCTGGTGCCCGACGACGAGGCCGAGCCGGCGGCGTACCGCGGCGAGGGCGTGCTGCCCATCACCACCGCGGCGCTCCAGGCCGTCAACGAGCCCGGCACCGAGCTCGACGGCACCGAGGTCGGCGGCCGGACCCGCGGGGTGCGCGGGCTGTGGGTCGAGCTGCGCCGCCGGCGCCGGCACCCGCAGGCCGACGGTGAGGCCCCGCACGACGCCGAGCACGCGACCGCGCGGGAGGAATCGGGTACGGCCTCGGCGTGA
- a CDS encoding ABC transporter ATP-binding protein, producing the protein MTTPALEVRGLTRTYGDGSAAVRALAGVDLAFPARSWTAVMGPSGSGKSTLLTCAAGLDRPTSGRVLVAGEDLTDWSEEDRTRFRRERIGFVFQGFHLMPYLTAEQNVGLPVRLAGHRPDRARVRGLLARVGLAERGGHLPGELSGGQQQRVAIARAMVTDPAVVLADEPTGALDSVSAHEVLGLLREAVDDLGQTVVMVTHDPVAAAAADSVVFLVDGRVAGTMARPTAEAVAGQLAHLDQLVVAS; encoded by the coding sequence ATGACGACACCCGCACTCGAGGTCCGCGGCCTGACGCGGACCTACGGCGACGGCAGCGCGGCGGTCCGCGCGCTGGCCGGCGTCGACCTCGCCTTCCCCGCGCGGAGCTGGACGGCCGTGATGGGGCCCTCCGGCTCCGGCAAGTCCACGCTGCTCACCTGCGCGGCCGGGCTCGACCGGCCCACGTCGGGCCGCGTGCTCGTCGCCGGCGAGGACCTCACCGACTGGAGCGAGGAGGACCGGACCCGGTTCCGCCGCGAGCGGATCGGCTTCGTCTTCCAGGGCTTCCACCTGATGCCGTACCTGACCGCCGAGCAGAACGTCGGGCTCCCGGTCCGCCTGGCCGGCCACCGGCCGGACCGGGCCCGGGTCCGCGGGCTGCTGGCTCGCGTCGGCCTGGCCGAGCGCGGCGGGCACCTGCCCGGCGAGCTCTCCGGCGGCCAGCAGCAGCGGGTCGCCATCGCCCGGGCCATGGTCACCGACCCGGCGGTCGTCCTGGCCGACGAGCCCACCGGCGCGCTCGACTCGGTCAGCGCCCACGAGGTCCTCGGCCTGCTGCGCGAGGCCGTCGACGACCTCGGCCAGACCGTCGTCATGGTCACCCACGACCCCGTCGCCGCGGCGGCCGCCGACTCGGTCGTCTTCCTCGTCGACGGCCGGGTGGCCGGGACCATGGCCCGACCCACCGCCGAGGCCGTCGCCGGCCAGCTGGCGCACCTGGACCAGCTGGTGGTGGCGTCATGA
- a CDS encoding VOC family protein yields MPTLNPYLIFQGRAREAIEFYRDVFGGELNVMAFGDMGMTEHDGHPIDPNGVMHGQLETPDGFTLMCADTPMQDTPTPNDHISLSGDEAERLRGWFDRLAEGGTVDVPMEKAPWGDEFGQVKDRFGVNWLVNVAGSAQPEG; encoded by the coding sequence GTGCCCACGCTGAACCCCTACCTGATCTTCCAGGGCCGCGCCCGCGAGGCCATCGAGTTCTACCGCGACGTCTTCGGCGGCGAGCTCAACGTGATGGCCTTCGGCGACATGGGCATGACCGAGCACGACGGCCACCCGATCGACCCGAACGGCGTCATGCACGGCCAGCTCGAGACGCCCGACGGCTTCACGCTGATGTGCGCCGACACCCCGATGCAGGACACCCCGACGCCCAACGACCACATCAGCCTCAGCGGTGACGAGGCCGAGCGGCTGCGCGGCTGGTTCGACCGGCTGGCCGAGGGTGGCACCGTCGACGTGCCGATGGAGAAGGCGCCGTGGGGCGACGAGTTCGGTCAGGTCAAGGACCGGTTCGGCGTCAACTGGCTGGTGAACGTGGCGGGATCGGCTCAGCCCGAGGGCTGA
- a CDS encoding lipid-transfer protein — protein MSAVAVLGVGMHSWGKWGRPFTEYGVAAARAALADAGLDWEAVDLVVGGETVRNGYGGYVAGATFAQALGWNGARVATSYAACATGAQALDTARARILAGLSEVALVVGADTTPKGFLAPNAGERWDDPDWLRFRLLGMTNPAYFAMYARRRMDLYGATPEDFAAVKVKNARHGLANPNARYRKEVSAEEVLASAVVSDPLHLLDICATSDGAAAVVVASTEYARKLGQDAPVRIEAISTVTPTFPNTVLDMPNIATDPAPGGSAGRTFKESIGDAAYEEAGLGPQDVDLAEVYDLSTALELDWVEDLGLCARGEAEALLRAGDTTIGGRIPVNPSGGLACFGEAVPAQALAQVCEVTWQLRGQATGRQVEGARVGITANQGLFGHGSSVVLSR, from the coding sequence GTGAGCGCGGTCGCGGTGTTGGGCGTCGGGATGCACTCGTGGGGCAAGTGGGGCCGCCCGTTCACGGAGTACGGCGTGGCCGCGGCCCGGGCGGCGCTGGCCGACGCCGGCCTCGACTGGGAGGCTGTCGACCTGGTCGTGGGCGGCGAGACCGTGCGCAACGGCTACGGCGGCTACGTCGCCGGCGCCACCTTCGCCCAGGCCCTGGGCTGGAACGGCGCCCGCGTCGCCACGTCGTACGCCGCGTGCGCGACCGGCGCCCAGGCCCTGGACACCGCCCGGGCCCGGATCCTGGCCGGGCTGTCGGAGGTGGCGCTGGTGGTCGGCGCGGACACCACGCCGAAGGGGTTCCTCGCGCCCAATGCGGGGGAGAGGTGGGACGACCCGGACTGGCTGCGGTTCCGGCTGCTGGGGATGACCAACCCGGCGTACTTCGCGATGTACGCGCGCCGCCGGATGGACCTCTACGGCGCGACGCCGGAGGACTTCGCGGCGGTCAAGGTCAAGAACGCCCGGCACGGACTGGCCAACCCGAACGCCCGCTACCGCAAGGAGGTCAGCGCCGAGGAGGTGCTGGCCAGCGCGGTGGTGAGCGACCCGCTGCACCTGCTCGACATCTGCGCGACCAGCGACGGCGCGGCGGCCGTCGTGGTGGCCAGCACGGAGTACGCGCGGAAGCTCGGTCAGGACGCGCCGGTGCGGATCGAGGCGATCAGCACGGTGACGCCGACCTTCCCGAACACCGTGCTCGACATGCCGAACATCGCCACCGACCCGGCGCCGGGCGGCTCCGCGGGGCGGACCTTCAAGGAGTCGATCGGCGACGCGGCGTACGAGGAGGCAGGGCTCGGCCCGCAGGACGTGGACCTGGCCGAGGTCTACGACCTGTCGACCGCGCTGGAGCTGGACTGGGTGGAGGACCTCGGGCTGTGCGCCCGGGGCGAGGCCGAGGCGCTGCTGCGCGCCGGGGACACCACCATCGGTGGCCGGATCCCGGTCAACCCGTCGGGCGGGCTGGCCTGCTTCGGCGAGGCCGTGCCGGCCCAGGCGCTGGCCCAGGTCTGCGAGGTGACCTGGCAGCTGCGCGGCCAGGCCACCGGCCGCCAGGTCGAGGGCGCCCGCGTCGGCATCACCGCCAACCAGGGCCTCTTCGGGCACGGCTCGTCGGTCGTCCTCAGCCGCTGA
- a CDS encoding FtsX-like permease family protein, producing MTRLALASLRHRSTASLATFLTVLLGTALMGSFTTMVATATGDVSSTDRESLLTIGAVVGGWGTLIVLFAVVSTVGITVTQREDEVRLLRTVGATPRQTKRLVRAETGAVALVAAALGAALAYAGGAGLLALLRGSGLVGADVTYAPAYAPVATGVLLVLVALLGSGIAARRQGRTRRERLPWWRVAAGVALIGYGVAMAVVTVTVTAHDADPYAAMQTSGSCSILVGLGLAALAPWLLRHLAVVARPALGRSGAGHLAAHNTRRRAHLLSGVLAPVIVLTSAAVGTLMLVSVDGRTLPAGGFDQDTADAVNLLNDVVVGMIVLFAAVVVVNSFAEVVAHRRAELHRLWLLGATPGQVERSVLAEAGVVAAVGVLLGLVASLATVVPFAVARHEGVVPDGGLWLPPVVVAGVVALTLLAARSAVRRTAVASLTTGAPR from the coding sequence ATGACGCGGCTCGCGCTCGCCTCGCTGCGCCACCGCAGCACGGCCTCCCTCGCGACGTTCCTGACCGTCCTGCTCGGGACGGCGCTCATGGGCTCGTTCACCACCATGGTCGCCACCGCCACCGGCGACGTCAGCAGCACCGACCGGGAGTCGCTGCTCACCATCGGCGCCGTGGTCGGCGGCTGGGGCACCCTGATCGTGCTCTTCGCGGTCGTCTCCACCGTCGGCATCACCGTCACCCAGCGCGAGGACGAGGTCCGGCTGCTGCGCACCGTCGGGGCCACCCCCCGGCAGACCAAGCGGCTGGTGCGGGCGGAGACCGGCGCGGTCGCGCTGGTGGCCGCCGCCCTCGGCGCGGCCCTGGCCTACGCCGGCGGGGCGGGACTGCTCGCCCTGCTCCGCGGCAGCGGGCTCGTCGGCGCCGACGTGACCTACGCGCCGGCGTACGCCCCGGTGGCGACGGGCGTGCTCCTCGTCCTGGTCGCGCTGCTCGGCTCGGGCATCGCCGCGCGTCGGCAGGGGCGGACCCGCCGCGAGCGGCTGCCGTGGTGGCGGGTCGCGGCCGGCGTCGCGCTCATCGGGTACGGCGTCGCGATGGCGGTCGTCACCGTGACGGTCACCGCGCACGACGCCGACCCGTACGCCGCGATGCAGACTTCGGGGTCGTGCTCGATCCTGGTCGGCCTGGGCCTGGCCGCCCTCGCGCCGTGGCTGCTGCGGCACCTCGCGGTCGTGGCCCGCCCGGCCCTCGGACGGAGCGGCGCCGGCCACCTCGCGGCGCACAACACCCGGCGCCGGGCGCACCTGCTCAGCGGCGTGCTGGCGCCGGTGATCGTGCTGACGTCGGCGGCCGTGGGCACGCTCATGCTGGTCAGCGTGGACGGGCGGACGCTCCCCGCGGGCGGCTTCGACCAGGACACCGCCGACGCGGTGAACCTGCTCAACGACGTGGTGGTCGGCATGATCGTGCTGTTCGCCGCGGTCGTCGTCGTCAACTCCTTCGCGGAGGTGGTGGCGCACCGCAGGGCCGAGCTGCACCGGCTGTGGCTGCTCGGCGCGACGCCGGGCCAGGTCGAGCGCTCGGTGCTGGCCGAGGCCGGCGTGGTCGCCGCCGTCGGCGTGCTCCTCGGGCTGGTGGCCTCGCTGGCCACGGTGGTGCCGTTCGCGGTGGCCCGGCACGAGGGCGTCGTCCCCGACGGCGGCCTGTGGCTGCCGCCGGTGGTCGTGGCCGGCGTGGTCGCGCTGACCCTGCTCGCCGCCCGCTCGGCGGTCCGCCGCACGGCGGTCGCGAGCCTCACGACCGGGGCCCCGCGATGA